One Symphalangus syndactylus isolate Jambi chromosome 20, NHGRI_mSymSyn1-v2.1_pri, whole genome shotgun sequence DNA segment encodes these proteins:
- the ALDOC gene encoding fructose-bisphosphate aldolase C isoform X1 gives MPHSYPALSAEQKKELSDIALRIVAPGKGILAADESVGSMAKRLSQIGVENTEENRRLYRQVLFSADDRVKKCIGGVIFFHETLYQKDDNGVPFVRTIQDKGIVVGIKVDKGVVPLAGTDGETTTQGLDGLSERCAQYKKDGADFAKWRCVLKISERTPSALAILENANVLARYASICQQNGIVPIVEPEILPDGDHDLKRCQYVTEKVLAAVYKALSDHHVYLEGTLLKPNMVTPGHACPIKYTPEEIAMATVTALRRTVPPAVPGVTFLSGGQSEEEASFNLNAINRCPLPRPWALTFSYGRALQASALNAWRGQRDNAGAATEEFIKRAEVNGLAAQGKYEGSGEDGGAAAQSLYIANHAY, from the exons ATGCCTCACTCGTACCCAGCCCTTTCTGCTGAGCAGAAGAAGGAGTTGTCTGACATTGCCCTGCGGATTGTAGCCCCGGGCAAAGGCATTCTGGCTGCGGATGAATCTGTAG GCAGCATGGCCAAGCGGCTGAGCCAAATTGGGGTGGAGAATACAGAGGAGAACCGCCGGCTGTACCGCCAGGTCCTGTTCAGTGCTGATGACCGTGTGAAAAAGTGCATTGGAGGCGTCATTTTCTTCCATGAGACCCTCTACCAGAAAGATGATAATGGTGTTCCCTTCGTCCGAACCATCCAGGATAAGGGCATTGTCGTGGGCATCAAG GTTGACAAGGGTGTGGTGCCTCTAGCTGGGACTGATGGAGAAACCACCACTCAAG GGCTGGATGGGCTCTCAGAACGCTGTGCCCAGTACAAGAAGGATGGTGCTGACTTTGCCAAGTGGCGCTGTGTGCTGAAAATCAGTGAGCGCACACCCTCTGCACTTGCCATTCTGGAGAATGCCAACGTGCTGGCCCGTTATGCCAGTATCTGCCAgcag AATGGCATTGTGCCTATTGTGGAACCTGAAATATTGCCTGATGGAGACCATGACCTCAAACGTTGTCAGTATGTTACAGAGAAG GTCTTGGCTGCTGTGTACAAGGCCCTGAGTGACCATCATGTGTACCTGGAGGGGACCCTGCTCAAGCCCAACATGGTAACCCCGGGCCATGCCTGTCCCATCAAGTATACCCCAGAGGAGATTGCCATGGCAACTGTCACTGCCCTGCGTCGCACTGTGCCCCCAGCTGTCCCAG GAGTGACCTTCCTGTCTGGGGGTCAGAGCGAAGAAGAGGCATCATTCAACCTCAATGCCATCAACCGCTGCCCCCTTCCCCGGCCCTGGGCGCTTACCTTTTCCTATGGGCGTGCCCTGCAAGCCTCTGCACTCAATGCCTGGCGAGGGCAACGGGACAATGCTGGGGCTGCCACTGAGGAGTTCATCAAGCGGGCTGAG GTGAATGGGCTTGCAGCCCAGGGCAAGTATGAAGGCAGTGGAGAAGATGGTGGAGCAGCAGCACAGTCTCTCTACATTGCCAACCATGCCTACTGA
- the ALDOC gene encoding fructose-bisphosphate aldolase C isoform X2, with amino-acid sequence MPHSYPALSAEQKKELSDIALRIVAPGKGILAADESVGSMAKRLSQIGVENTEENRRLYRQVLFSADDRVKKCIGGVIFFHETLYQKDDNGVPFVRTIQDKGIVVGIKVDKGVVPLAGTDGETTTQGLDGLSERCAQYKKDGADFAKWRCVLKISERTPSALAILENANVLARYASICQQNGIVPIVEPEILPDGDHDLKRCQYVTEKVLAAVYKALSDHHVYLEGTLLKPNMVTPGHACPIKYTPEEIAMATVTALRRTVPPAVPGTTQLPNLLLSLRPIFRSFLWPSGVPYPGKIGSDQSVCLLSSTLGVTFLSGGQSEEEASFNLNAINRCPLPRPWALTFSYGRALQASALNAWRGQRDNAGAATEEFIKRAEVGSYRWWWVGAAPRGYSLAGLGTCGLAQPAYSMLPFAGEWACSPGQV; translated from the exons ATGCCTCACTCGTACCCAGCCCTTTCTGCTGAGCAGAAGAAGGAGTTGTCTGACATTGCCCTGCGGATTGTAGCCCCGGGCAAAGGCATTCTGGCTGCGGATGAATCTGTAG GCAGCATGGCCAAGCGGCTGAGCCAAATTGGGGTGGAGAATACAGAGGAGAACCGCCGGCTGTACCGCCAGGTCCTGTTCAGTGCTGATGACCGTGTGAAAAAGTGCATTGGAGGCGTCATTTTCTTCCATGAGACCCTCTACCAGAAAGATGATAATGGTGTTCCCTTCGTCCGAACCATCCAGGATAAGGGCATTGTCGTGGGCATCAAG GTTGACAAGGGTGTGGTGCCTCTAGCTGGGACTGATGGAGAAACCACCACTCAAG GGCTGGATGGGCTCTCAGAACGCTGTGCCCAGTACAAGAAGGATGGTGCTGACTTTGCCAAGTGGCGCTGTGTGCTGAAAATCAGTGAGCGCACACCCTCTGCACTTGCCATTCTGGAGAATGCCAACGTGCTGGCCCGTTATGCCAGTATCTGCCAgcag AATGGCATTGTGCCTATTGTGGAACCTGAAATATTGCCTGATGGAGACCATGACCTCAAACGTTGTCAGTATGTTACAGAGAAG GTCTTGGCTGCTGTGTACAAGGCCCTGAGTGACCATCATGTGTACCTGGAGGGGACCCTGCTCAAGCCCAACATGGTAACCCCGGGCCATGCCTGTCCCATCAAGTATACCCCAGAGGAGATTGCCATGGCAACTGTCACTGCCCTGCGTCGCACTGTGCCCCCAGCTGTCCCAGGTACTACCCAGCTCCCTAACCTGCTCCTATCCCTAAGGCCCATCTTCAGGTCCTTCTTGTGGCCTTCAGGGGTTCCCTATCCTGGAAAAATTGGGAGTGACCAGTCAGTTTGTCTTCTCTCCTCCACACTAGGAGTGACCTTCCTGTCTGGGGGTCAGAGCGAAGAAGAGGCATCATTCAACCTCAATGCCATCAACCGCTGCCCCCTTCCCCGGCCCTGGGCGCTTACCTTTTCCTATGGGCGTGCCCTGCAAGCCTCTGCACTCAATGCCTGGCGAGGGCAACGGGACAATGCTGGGGCTGCCACTGAGGAGTTCATCAAGCGGGCTGAGGTTGGGAGCTAcaggtggtggtgggtgggggcagCACCCAGAGGCTATAGCCTGGCAGGGCTTGGCACCTGTGGGCTGGCTCAGCCTGCTTACTCCATGCTCCCTTTTGCAGGTGAATGGGCTTGCAGCCCAGGGCAAGTATGA